One window from the genome of Paraconexibacter algicola encodes:
- a CDS encoding CAP domain-containing protein, with protein MRPFRQLLLLLLAAVLLVGSAAPASADAKAKRKPTACQAAKAKAKKSSSAARKKAVRRACRKPVRRPVRPVTPTPPVQDDEPVDETQPPTPVDTVVETVTISALEQGVMDCANRERAARGIGPLQIDASLTRAARGHAADMSQRSYFSHETPEGRTPWDRIEAALQGALPFRAMGENIAMGFSSAEATCRGWMASPGHKRNILDPVYTLIGPAWVDGYAVQNFGTR; from the coding sequence ATGCGACCGTTCCGTCAGCTGCTGCTCCTCCTCCTCGCCGCCGTCCTGCTCGTCGGCTCGGCCGCCCCCGCGTCCGCCGACGCGAAGGCGAAGCGCAAGCCGACCGCCTGCCAGGCCGCGAAGGCCAAGGCGAAGAAGTCCTCGAGCGCCGCGCGCAAGAAGGCCGTCCGGCGGGCGTGCCGCAAGCCGGTCCGCCGCCCGGTCCGCCCGGTGACGCCGACCCCGCCGGTGCAGGACGACGAGCCGGTCGACGAGACGCAGCCGCCGACCCCGGTGGACACGGTCGTCGAGACCGTGACGATCAGCGCGCTCGAGCAGGGCGTGATGGACTGCGCCAACCGCGAGCGCGCCGCGCGCGGCATCGGGCCGCTGCAGATCGACGCGTCGCTGACCAGGGCGGCGCGCGGCCACGCCGCCGACATGTCGCAGCGGTCCTACTTCTCCCACGAGACGCCCGAGGGCCGCACCCCGTGGGACCGGATCGAGGCGGCGCTCCAGGGCGCGCTCCCGTTCCGCGCGATGGGCGAGAACATCGCGATGGGCTTCTCCAGCGCCGAGGCGACGTGCCGCGGGTGGATGGCCAGCCCGGGCCACAAGCGCAACATCCTCGACCCGGTCTACACGCTCATCGGTCCCGCCTGGGTCGACGGGTACGCGGTCCAGAACTTCGGCACGCGGTAG
- a CDS encoding M23 family metallopeptidase — translation MAGPRQSLLPTCALVATVAGALASSADASAGGAQVPPTHGGSGGAEYGQVVLSARDPRPVAQSLRVRPGSVTEGTTPPRITFRIEQQGVLTVRARLVLWPARGTGQVLRVGLGRVRTGRTITVRWPRGTRLVAGRYTVRLHATGPGGGTLLRRARASGRASLVVRAAPRPAAIPTPAASPTPTPSAPLVRAGGVFPVQGPWSFGGDGARFGAARDGHVHQGQDIVAARGVPVVAPTAGTVRAVDYQRDGAGWYAVIDAVDGRSFFFAHCRAQTVVVRAGQPVTPGQRVCDVGNTGASSGPHLHFEIWTGGWRVDARSTPVDPLPQLRAWAGR, via the coding sequence GTGGCCGGTCCCCGCCAGTCCCTCCTGCCGACCTGCGCGCTCGTCGCGACGGTCGCCGGTGCGCTCGCGAGCTCCGCGGACGCGTCGGCCGGAGGCGCGCAGGTGCCGCCCACGCACGGTGGGTCGGGTGGAGCCGAGTACGGCCAGGTGGTCCTCTCGGCTCGGGATCCGCGGCCCGTGGCGCAGTCCCTTCGCGTCCGCCCGGGGAGCGTGACGGAGGGGACGACGCCGCCGCGGATCACCTTCCGCATCGAGCAGCAGGGGGTGCTGACGGTGCGGGCTCGACTCGTTCTCTGGCCGGCGCGTGGCACAGGGCAGGTGCTGCGCGTCGGTCTGGGACGGGTCCGGACCGGCCGCACGATCACGGTCCGCTGGCCGCGCGGGACGCGCCTGGTCGCCGGCCGCTACACCGTGCGCCTGCACGCCACCGGTCCGGGCGGCGGGACGCTGCTGCGCCGCGCCCGCGCGTCGGGACGGGCGAGCCTCGTGGTGCGCGCCGCCCCACGCCCCGCGGCGATCCCGACCCCGGCGGCGAGCCCGACCCCGACCCCGAGCGCCCCGCTCGTGCGGGCCGGCGGGGTGTTCCCGGTGCAGGGCCCGTGGAGCTTCGGCGGGGACGGCGCGCGCTTCGGCGCCGCTCGCGACGGGCACGTCCACCAGGGCCAGGACATCGTCGCGGCGCGCGGCGTGCCGGTTGTCGCCCCGACGGCGGGCACCGTGCGCGCGGTCGACTACCAGCGCGACGGGGCGGGCTGGTACGCGGTGATCGACGCCGTCGACGGCCGCTCGTTCTTCTTCGCGCACTGCCGCGCGCAGACCGTCGTCGTGCGCGCCGGCCAGCCGGTGACCCCGGGACAGCGGGTCTGCGACGTCGGCAACACGGGCGCGTCGAGCGGGCCGCACCTGCACTTCGAGATCTGGACGGGCGGCTGGCGCGTGGACGCGCGCTCGACCCCGGTCGACCCGCTCCCGCAGCTGCGGGCGTGGGCCGGACGTTGA